Sequence from the Rutidosis leptorrhynchoides isolate AG116_Rl617_1_P2 chromosome 3, CSIRO_AGI_Rlap_v1, whole genome shotgun sequence genome:
tgttattatgaataaaaaaatattgacaaatattcttggaaaagtagtaaatcaatttgtttattttaaaaaaatatatataaaaaaaatccttaaaataaatgattttttaataaaataaataaataaataaataaataaattactttttaattaaaaattataatggaaaactacttttattattttattttgtgcattatcccatgacctaacatttaatacttttgaattttaaaatcccattaaaaattaaaatatttgtttttcttttaattattttattctttttacctaattttttcaagtataaatacccctcatttctcattcaaactcacaccaaaatttctctcattctctctttgaagaattactactagtaagtattcttttcttactttttactttttactttttactatttacttcgattttttttaccgaaacatgtaaataatgttataaattatatgcaattaaaattaaaataaataacatgttataattagtaatatatgttactaaaaattataaaagtatttttatgaattaatatataggagttataattaaaatcgaattaatgaatatatatgtatatacgcacctaacgtgaaggttataattaaagatagcgtacaaaaacTACAAACATCAcctgctacttgtggcctagggtgatccttgttaccattatgggacgcttgtggatctcgaatgccaagacttagattctggtcaagagatcctgggccgctcggtaacaatagatcattcgagtgactttcatgttagcgacgaagtttgggcgagattgtacaacatctttgttaagaattataacccgaacattcttaaactagaagcttactataagtgaaagtttttcataaatagtaggtttccaaaaatagaaacttttgagaaataggaacttttctcaaaaaacgtcactgtcaatatagttgctatattaataaacatactttatgtcaagttagacattaactaatcaaacgttatacctcaaggttgatatccagatcacttacttgctttactttccttcttgcgtggaatactccaactgctatttaatgtgagttcatctgctccctttttatatatttttaggctgagaatacatgcgcaacttttataactgttttacacgtatcaactattaaactgtgatatgttgggctatgaccaacaagtccccaaccgacaagtataaacgataacttgtcacggggcaacttgaaagtctagtctaaatatcagtaccaactgttaaaactatgctatacccggctatgtccgactaagtccctactgtgatatttttaattgctgcggcattcttaattattggggataggcctattgggagtaacgtccccgatacatttgactaagtctttgtattacttgataatgaaattaaacgacaaggacagaacaacttatcacggggcaaacaacgtttagtctaaatatcacaaactggcataactttttgatcctgcgggagatcaacttgactggatctgagtgatctacttatgaaaacaaatcttgtggtctaacactattactgaaatcattatttatgacaaacctatgaactcactcaacctcgtgttgacctttttaagcatgtttattctcaggtacttaagtattgcttccgttgtatatctactgctttgatgatgattgcttgctatgcttggagtcttcattacatatcatatcaattaaagacatatttatcttccgctgcaaaactcaacaaaacgtctcatgtagagtcgttctcgtttatacaactgtaatttgatataattagtcacaaataccccaggccctattttggGGTATGatagaagcgggggaagcaaattttttttttattttcgtttttttggatttttttttcggcattaagatcacacgaaaatatgaacattagaagagacacttcgtgatgaatgttattatttaggcgggaaaacgatcgacaaaaataatattcaagataatattgttcgtgaagaatatgaacgttttattttcttcatgttttgtgcagtaaaatttagcccgatttagagtttagggtttagggtttaggatttagggtttggtgttttgggtttattccataaacccaaaacaccaaaccttaaaccctaaatccaaaaccctaaactctaaaccgttcgtgttaaaaactcaatctaaatcctaaatctaaaccctaaaccctaaatttctaaaccctaatatctaaaccctataaaccttaatatctaaaccctaatatctaaaccccaatagctaaaaactcaacatacgctcgaaaaacacgataattgttatatattacttcttctagcgttttcccgcctaaataataacattcatcacgaagtgtctcttctaaatgttcatattttcgtgtgatattgatgccggaaaaaaaaattccaaaaaaacacggaattttttttttttgcttcctccgcttctccccgattggttacttccccattgatcctgcctctatatatatatatatatatatatatatatatatatatatatatatatatatatatatatatatacatatatacttatatacttatatttatgttatattttctAACAAAATCACATTGTGATTGTgatggtaaaaaataaaaataaaagaaaacgaAAAAAAACTCCAACCAAATTATGTTCAAATAATCGAAGGAAATTCAAGACATTCCCTGCTCAGTGTTCAGCGACCTTGGTGAATTGATGCGGTGAACGGCTGGTGAAGGCACCCAAACACAACCCTAAAAACTAATACATCCCTCATAACATCAACCGCTGCTGCTGCTGTAACTCTCATAAGAATTCAATTTCAATGCCTTTAAAAGCCATCCCTTCCCTATCATTTAAATCACTTATTAGGTTCACCGGAACTAATCTCATTTCCTCCTACAAACAGCACCAGGTTTAcacttattactcttattattattattgtttcctTTTTATTGTTACAAACCTTTTTATGTGTTATTATTTGGTTCTTGATGTTTAATTTAATGAATTTAGAATTGGCAAAGAGGAAGGATTCCTTGGAATAAATTCAACACTTGTTATTATTCATCTGCAGGTAATTAATCAGAAGCTTGCCCCCCTTTTTTTCTACTTCTTTTAATTTTCATTTGCTTTGCATACAACTATTTTAACACGTGTTCTCATTTTATGTAAGATGAATGCTACACTCAGGCTGTGTTTTATTGCCTTTGAATTGAATGATTAATCAATGAATGCTGAACAGTTTAACATTCAGCGTGTTTGATCATAATCTCTAAATAAAGTCAGCTTATTCATTAATAGTTTAAACTCTTAACCATTCAGCACATCCTTTTTTCTTCAATATCCTCCTTAAATTATATTCATAACAATTAACAACTATATACTTTTATTGATTCATGTAAAATATTAACGCCGTAATTTTACATCATTTCATTCAGAATGATTATCAAACTTGTTATTTTCATCCAAGACAAAGTGAAGTCAGAACCTTTGAATCATTCATATTTTGAACCACTCAATGCTTAATCATTATGTTTTATCAAACGCAGCCTCACTCAAATTTTATAAATAAGATTTTCACACAATGACATGGGAAGTGAAATGTACCAATCACGTTAATTTTTTTCCTCTCATTAATCTTAATTTTTTATTGGACCAACTTATTCTGTGGACAAATCTGTGTAAAAATTATGTGAACTTATCATATCTCTTCATGTAATGTATGTGACAAACCAACATGTAGTCTCCTGAAATTATACATAtacttaaatatattataatagacAGCGTGTGCTATCGTGTAACAAGCGAATATGTTCATTTACTATGAATATCTGTACCTCATATAGTTACTATCTTCCTGtctgtatttatattaaaattgtgAGTTTTCAGTTTACAAATTGTATGCCCTAATAACTTAAACAAGCTAGGCTTAATTTTTACCTTTTTATTACAAGATCAATAAGTTATCAGAACATATGCAAGTTAGTATATCATTGAAGCAAGTATTATGGTCTTGCAAATTATGAAGACTCAATGACTTACATATGAAATTGCAAATGTGAGGAATTCTATATGTTTGATCTCAAGATGTACGAATCTTGCAAAGACAGTTATCATCTCATTATTTATCCTAGTCTAATTTCCGTTGTGTTATGTTATTGAACTTTTCGTGCAGTTGGAGTTTCGGATGTGGAAGATGATAAATTTAGTGATGATATTAAAGTTGCAGAAAAGCATACAGCTCTTCATTCAGCCTTATCGGAACTTGCAGGCTATTTTGATGGGGAGTCTATGATGTTCTTGCAACGTTTTTTTCGTACACGGGTCAAACCTGTCGTATCCACCGGCTCATTAAAGCTTGATCTTGCTCTTGGAATCGGAGGATTGCCTAAAGTGACTACTACCATCTTATATACTTTCATAAATTTCTAATTTTTGACATGCATACTATTTGGTTTTTGTATAGATTTCCATTTTTTTTACATTGTGAATTTATTTTCTATACTACAGGGAAGAATTGTTGAGATTTATGGGCATGAAGCATCAGGCAAGACAACACTTGCGTTGAATGTAATTAGGGAAGCTCAAAAGCGAGGAGGTGCGCTCTATTATTCATGAATAAACTTTTAATCACATTTTATTGTGTCACTTTGTTctgctaaaaataaaaataaaggagCAATGTAGGTGTGTTCTAATTTTCTTATAGGAAAAATAATTgaacaattttttttttcctttttatgtATAGAATGTTTTTTGTTGGTAGGTTATTGTGCATATTTGGATGTGGAGAATGCACTGGACCCTATGATGCTTGAAATGGTTGGTGTAAATACCAAAAGTCTTCTTATCTCGCAGCCAAATTCTGCTGAAAACGTGCTGAGTATTGTTGATACTCTTGTAAAAAGTGGGGCAGTTGATGTGATTGTTGTTGACAGCGTAagggatttttttttcttttgataaAATATGCTTGTAGTGGCAAAAAATGGGTGGGTCGGGCAGGTTGGGTATTGGGTCAAAGTGGTTACGGGTCAAAATATGTAAATGTTGAGACTTTACTTTTATGTAGGTTGCTGCACTAATCCCGCAACGTGAAATTGTGGGTTTAATAATTGATGATATTGTTGAGACGCAATCAAAAATAATGACACGGGCACTACGGAAGATTCAATATTCATTATGTCGTTCAGACactcttataatatttataaatcagGTTAGGAATTAAGATAATTAAATTTCATTTCTGCAGTTAACATATATTGTATCTAACAAGTTATGTAATCATTCCCAGGTGAGATCGAATGTAAAAGCACGTCAAGAGGGACTTAAAAACGTAAATGAAGTAACTTGCGGTGGAAATGCATTGCCGTTTTATTCTGCTGTACGGTTAAGAATTGCTAGAAAAGGATTGCTCAGGACCCAGGAAAAGGTAAGCAATTTGGGGCAACCCAAATTGATCTTTTatatgcaaatgggtcaaaattgtcacCTTTGCTAATGATTTTACTTCCAGTTCGTAAAATTTCTATTATTTTCGTCACCTGCACCTTGCTATCTATTTTCAGGTTACTGGTCTTGGCATATGTGTGGAGGTGATAAAGAATAAACTATCACCAGCGATGAGAAAAGCCGAATTAGAGATTCAGTTTGGAAGAGGCATATCTCGTGCTTCCGAGGTCCTCGAATTGGCTTGTGAAAATGGGgttgttttaaaagaaggaaactgTTATTTCATAGATGGAGAAGTTGTCAACAGTAAGATAGAAGCGGAAAATTATTTGATTCAAAATGAAAGCATTTGTGAAAAGTTGGTTAAGACCCTAAGAAAACAGTTATTCCATTTTGATGAAGATTCTGAATCATGATCCTAACATTGAGTCTGCTATCACTCAGGAACAAAGTAAGGTCCTACAACGTTATCTGTTTACTCGTTTACATTGATAAACTACAGATAAATTATTACGAAAGTTATAATccaacattttttttatatattaatttttgtttttttataagAGGTATTATTACGTTATCTTAAGGACAAGGTTAAACTGATTCTAAACACCAATAGGTGTGAAATGAAGTTATTCTTAAGCAATTACAATGTACTCGTTGATTACTTTATATTTACGTGTCGCAGATGCTAGGAGTGCGATAGGAGCGGGGTTCGTGAGGAAATCGAGTGCAACATTGAGGGCAAATGCGTCTCGGACACATCAAGTCCAGATCGTTTGTGCTAATTACAATGGTTTAGGCAAACTCAATCGAGGTTATAAGTAGTACATTGTACATTGTCTTCGCTTCCTTGGCTTCATGGTTTACATTTTTGTATCTAATGCACCAACTATATGGTATAAACTTTCATTGTTAAGTTGAGTACATTTTATGTCTTATATCAAGTCGATCACAAATCATCATCAATAGTCGGAGGGGGGAGCAGTGGGATTGCCAACTCGGACCCTTCTAGAACCTTTCTACCTGTTGATTCAAAATCTGTTTTTCAATATTAATCGGACCCTTCAATGGCTTTAGAGATGGTGCTTTAGAGAGCATTGCCATTTCCATATTAAGTAATTGCTTGATAAACAATTCGTAGTTGCATGGTTTGCAAAAGAAGCTTGATAGCCATGTCTCGTTCCATATCCGACTAAAGACCAAAATATGGAATATTAAAAAGCCATCAAACAGTCAAACTACAAAGTAAAAAGTGTAAAATCTTCTATGTCCTGAGCACTATCTCGCATTATAACAGAACTTCCTCAATAGGCCGATGCATTATAAAGGGATCAACTTTAGCCCATTTGCTTTTAACTAATAGAAAGTGAAACGCCcatgttttttattttttattttttttcaaaatagtcatactACAATCATAAACACTTTCAAAATCTCATAACTTATGTATTTAACTTCGACACATTTACACACCACTTATACAATATAAATTCATAAAAGAAAACTCTAATAATACATTTAGCAGGAACTTCAAAACCATATCGACTATATTGACATAAAAACAAGGGCGACCGTTCAAGATAGCATATACAAACCGGTAATTTAATGAGCTCTTGGAAAAAAAACATACACGCACATTAATCCACTTCTATGTCTCTGTTAAATTCCTTCCCTTCCCGGTGACTCATCTTATCTTCTTTTACATAAATACCTATAAAACATTCAACAACTATCGGGTAAGCATAAAATGCTTAGTGAGTAGTATGCGAGAAATCAAATAGGCAACTATAGTGTCATCAACTTATCATCATAGGCAATCATATGAATCATAATCCACAAACTGATAACATTGGCCAATGTATCCATAATCCACAACATGATCCACTTGATGTCACGAGACATCCATAATCCATAACATGATCCACTTGATGTCATGAGACATACATAATCCATAACATGATCCATATGATGTCATAAGACATCCATAATCCATAATATTTCCATATGATGCCATAAACATATCAACATATAAACATACATAGTTAGGACACAATTTGTACCCAAACCATCTCGCAAGCAGGTGACTCCAAAATGGATCACCTATTACGAATCCCATTTAATCCCCACATAATACTCACCTTGGGTTTGCAACAACAATGAACACAATGTACTTGTAGCAATAAGCTTCCTTCCttcctttcaacatctaacaattaacacataatacatttAACATACATGTGAACATTTACTAAATTATCATCTAATAAACCTACTTACTTTAGAAGAAAGCTTAACCATGTTCAAGCTTCGTAACCATATTATCAATTATTCATTATTGTTATCTATAACGTTCTTTCAATTTCTTTCCATCATTTTATCTATTTCTTTATTATCTTCATCACTAAATATTAGTTTATTTTCAAACTCTAAATCATCTATCAACTTTTACTTTCTTTCATCTCAATTATTATATACACAAATACATACATATTTAATTTGATCATATCCATCTTCCTTAATTCCATCAATTAGAGTTTTTATAAAAAGCCCTAACTTTTGAATTACATGTCTCACTATTTCATTTACCAATTGACATACAATTATACATATATCACTTCTATATCTATCTTAATCATTTTCCCCAATTTTCACAATTAGGGTTCATGTCAAGAACCCTAATTCACCAATTTACTTTATCCTTTTCTACTATTATAAATATTCACATACGTGTCTTGTTACATATACATAGTATACATACTTATTATCTACTTTCACGAATTTTACATGTTAGGATTTAAAAACCCGAATCATCAAACAATTCAAGAATATAGTTCGTACCTTTGGCTTATACTAGAAACTTAGATAGAGATATAAAACTCTTTTCCTTCTTGATTCTCTTTACCAAATCGTTACAACCACTGCTACTAGCAGTGACGGATCTAAGAATTAGAGTCGGTGgtaacacataataataataataataataataataataataataataataataataataatagtccatCCGTTAGGGTTACCAGTAGGGACGGTCCTCAATTGAATGGGGCAACTTATACTTTTACGCCATTAACGTTAAATAACTTACTAAATAGCATCGAAATGTATTTTCTTATAAACTTTTCTGTTCAATTGAAAAAGAAATAAATTCATAACCTTTCAAGTTTCAATAAATATTAAAAGAATCAATGAAGTAGGTTTAAAATCACATACATTTAAAAATAAATTTTTCATAACCTTTCAATAAATATTTTTCGTAGATGTAACACTATCAAAATCAGACAGATTTAATATAACAAGCAGTCAAGCACTATGTGTAGTACTTTACATTTTTTAATAAGTTGAAGGATTACAGTTTACAATGACAATAATATTGAGTTATCAATATATATTATAAAGGTATAAATTGTTGTTTTTATAAATAAGAGGGTGCAAAATGAAAACTAAATTAATAGAGTACAAGTACATATGCATTGACGTGTCTTTGCCCACCCCACACAATTAAAGTTATATTCTTCAAAAAGCCTTCCTACCTGCAACTATAACATATACTTTTTCTTCTTTTTTTGTCTATTCCATCGATTGTGCTTTAAAAAACACATATTAGTAATACTAGATAGCTTAGTTGAGTGGTAGCACGTGCAACCACTCAACGTCATGTAGATCCGCCCCTGGCTACTAGTATCTTCCTGGACCTTCTTTCAAGTGTGACTAAACTTttgcaaattaaataaatgaatctCGTAGCTTCTTTTGAATTTACTACATTTGATAATTATACACAAAATTTACACTACAAGCCCTTCTATCTTTGGTCTTTCTTTAAACTAACCCTCCAACTTTTACTCTATTAAGCCATCAACTTTTTATGACAAAATTGTCCAAATAGTCCCTGTGTTTATGTTATTCTGCCCAATTCGTCCCTGTATTGTTAAAACTACATAACTCATCCTTAATACCAATAATCAGTACCAATTTAATCCCTCCATAAACTTCTGTTAAAAGCTCCGTTA
This genomic interval carries:
- the LOC139898744 gene encoding DNA repair protein recA homolog 2, mitochondrial; the encoded protein is MPLKAIPSLSFKSLIRFTGTNLISSYKQHQNWQRGRIPWNKFNTCYYSSAVGVSDVEDDKFSDDIKVAEKHTALHSALSELAGYFDGESMMFLQRFFRTRVKPVVSTGSLKLDLALGIGGLPKGRIVEIYGHEASGKTTLALNVIREAQKRGGYCAYLDVENALDPMMLEMVGVNTKSLLISQPNSAENVLSIVDTLVKSGAVDVIVVDSVAALIPQREIVGLIIDDIVETQSKIMTRALRKIQYSLCRSDTLIIFINQVRSNVKARQEGLKNVNEVTCGGNALPFYSAVRLRIARKGLLRTQEKVTGLGICVEVIKNKLSPAMRKAELEIQFGRGISRASEVLELACENGVVLKEGNCYFIDGEVVNSKIEAENYLIQNESICEKLVKTLRKQLFHFDEDSES